The sequence ACAATAAACTGACCATATAAAAACAATTATAAAGCAAATGAGCAGTATTTTATCAGACCGTATTAACAATATGGAAGAGTCAGCTACGCTGGCAATGGCCAAAAAAGCAAGAGAGCTGAAAGGCCAGGGAATCGACATCATCAGTTTGAGTCTTGGAGAGCCTGATTTCAAGACGCCTCAGCACATCCAAGATGCGGCCAAGGCTGCCATTGACGAGGGAAAGTATTTCTCTTATTCTCCTGTAGCGGGCTATCAAGACCTGAGAGAAGCCATTGCCCAGAAGCTGCAGACACAAAATAAAATCAATGAAGCCAAGGCAGAGAACATCGTCCTTTCCACAGGAGCGAAACATTCCATCGCCAATATCTTCATGTGCCTGCTGAATGAAGGGGACGAAGTAGTCATCTTCTCTCCATACTGGGTGAGCTATGCTGAAATCATCAAACTAGCAGGCGGTGTACCGGTACTGATCGAAGGCACCCTTGAAAACAACTTCAAAGCTTCTGCAGCCCAATTGGAGGAAGCCATCACCTCCAAAACCAAAGCGGTGATCTATTCTTCTCCATGCAATCCTACCGGATCTGTATTCAGCAAAGAAGAACTGGAAGCCATCGCAGAGGTAATAAAAAAACACCAGGACATCTATGTCGTGGCAGATGAAATCTACGAATTGATCAATTATACAGGACAGCATGCCAGCATGGCTGCACTGCCAGGGATGTTTGACAGGACCATTACTGTCAATGGTTTCTCCAAAGGATATGCCATGACCGGCTGGAGAGTGGGCTATATCTGTGCGCCACTGTTTATTGCCAAGGCTTGTGAAAAAATCCAGGGACAGTTCACTTCTGGTGGCACGGGCATCGCTCAGCGAGCGGCTTTGGCTGCCATTACCGGTGACCAAACGCCTTCCGTGGAAATGGAGAAAGCCTATAAAAAACGAAGGGAACTGGTCTTGGAACTGCTCAGGGATATCCCCGGCATCAAAACCCATGTACCCGAAGGAGCATTCTACTTCTTCCCGGATGTAACGGCCTTCTTTGGCAAATCTGCCGGTGAGGTGAAAGTCAACAATGCTGACGATTTCTGCCTTTACATCTTGAACACTGCCCACGTCTCTGTGGTGACCGGCGCAGCGTTCGGTGCCCCTAACTGCGTAAGGCTTTCTTACGCCGCCTCTGAAGCGGAACTCAAGGAAGCCCTGAAGCGCATTAAAGAAGCAGTAGCCAAACTTAGCTAATAAAAAGTTAATCCGAGGCTGTCTCATAATTAGGCAATCCTTCCCCGATAGCGATCGGGGAAGGATTCTTCCGATATTCATCGGAATCGCCATGACGAGGACTTATGAGACAGCCTCGTTTTTTTACCGGTATGAGTCCATCATTTTTTGTAACTTGCCGCCATTATGGCCAAAGCACTTGTAATTACCCCTGTCAAAAACTCGATTGAGACCACATTGGAAACGGCTGCAGCCATCCAGGCTTCTACTGTTCCGGTCACCCATAAGATCTTCAACGATTTTAGCAGCCCCGAAACCAAAGCCTTGCTGGACCAAAATGCTCCCAAGATAGGCTATGAGTTGGTGCACTTGGAGGAAATCACAGACACCCCTTCACCCAATTACAAGCTGGTGCTGCAAATGGCCCAAAAAGAAGCAGTAGCAATGCAACTCCCCCTGCTGGTGGTAGAATCGGATGTAACGGTGGAAAAAGACACCATCGAAAAAATGCTGCAGTTCCTGCAAGATCATGAAAACACAGGTTTGGTAGGTGCCATTACGGTAGGCTATGACCAGAAAGTCAATTTCCCTTACCTTAAATTCAAGGACGTCAAGGATGCGGTCATCGATACCAAGAGGAGTTTGAGCTTTTGCTGCACCCTGTTCAGTCCAGCGTTTCTGGCCGCATACGACTTTATGCAGCTCGACGAGTCAAAAGACTGGTACGACACCTTTATCTCCAAAAAGGCCATCGAGATGGGATATCAAAATTACGTCATGATGGATGCACCTGTCCTCCACAAGCCCCACGGCAGTCGCCCTTGGAAACAGCTGAAATACAAAAACCCGTTAAAATACTACTTCCTGAAGTTTTGGAAGGGAATGGATAAGATTTAGAATAGGCCCAGCCATTTTAGCATGGTGTTATAGGGTTTTGACCAAGATCTCCTAAACCGTAATGGTCCATTGAGCTCTCGCGCAAAAAATGCTGCATGCTTGGAATTCATAAAAGCAATTCGCTCCCTTTTTATGGCAGCACTTGAAGTCTTTTTCCGTTTGCTGTTTGGTGTGAGCCGATAGTAAAACCCGATAAAAGGCAGCTGCACCACTTCACCTCCATCTTTCAACATTTTGATCCAGAACTCCCAGTCTTCCCTTCCCATGTAACGCATTTCGACCGAATACTTACCAGCCTTTAACCAATCCACTTTCCGGAACAAAGCTGAACAAAAAATCATATTGTCCAACGCCAATTGATGTCTACTGAAGGGCTTTAGGTTCCAGCTTTTTTCCCCAGAATCATCAAACTTCACCCCTTTACTGTACACCACTTTTACCGAAGGCTGGGACTTCAATACTTCTACCGCTGCCGCTATGTAATCACTTGAAATAAGATCATCTCCATCTAGCGGAAGGATAATACTTCCATTGGAAGCCTCAATTCCTGTGTTTCTGGCCTTGGAGACCCCTCCGTTATCTTGATCAATCACCCTAACCTCAGGAAACTCTTCCGCTAACGCCCTTGCCAACTGAAGGGAATCATCCTTAGATCCATCATTCACGATAATTACTTCTAATGGTCTGTAGGTAGATTCAAGCACTGAAAGAACCGTCTCTCGGAGGTAAATTCCTTGATTGTAACATGGAACGACTACACTTACCAGATTTTTCTGTTCCGAAGGCTGCATTGGTAATGGGTTTTGCAAAGTTCATTTCAAAAATCAAATATAAAAACTAATTCAATTCTCCACCTACATTACCTGACTTATCATTAGATATTATGTTCTCGTAACAAAAAGCCCTTCTTTTACGACACCCCTAGCTGAAAAGAAACGTTACTGATGCAGTTTGCACATCCCATCTTTTAAAATTCATCATAATGATTTACCATGTCAATTGACATTATCTAAATGCAGATCACATTTATTTTTTTGAATCATAAAAACATAATACAACATTGAGATTCGGGAGATGAACCTATAATCGCTTTTAAAGAAGCATTTTTATTAAAATAGCCCACACCAAAACAGATTATACCTACCTAGCAAAAATCAACAGAACTTTCATAAACAACTTACGTTAATCACAACCTACTAATTATAGGTCTATACATCTATTTTTATTTAAAAATTACTTAATAAAAGCTCATTTTGTCATTATTCCAGTAATAAACCCGATATTTTATAGAAAGATATTTTGCATTGTATTGAAAAAAATTACTACATTTGTCTCGGGTGATTAAGCAACTTTTTCTACTACCGACTTTTAGTGTGTGTAATTGAGTTGGAGGTTATTTTAAAAATTACTTTTTACAAGCCTCCATTTATTAGATTCTTAGATAAAAATTTAAATGCTGCTCTTTTATAAATAAGGGTGGCATTTTTGTTTACCAAGGGCATCTAGGGATCATTTTCCCTCCTCAAGAGCTCCCGCTTTACCCCGCCTAAAAGCTGCTCAAGCTCCTGATATAGCGCTTGAAATGCCGCAAGATCTCGGGCTCAGCCAAATGGAATCTCTTAAAAAATTCAACTATAAGTAGTAATATATACCACAATTCCCCTTTGCAAACGCTTACAAAAATAACACGTCACATTAACCAAAAGATTGTAGTATTTACGTACATATAATCACGCAAGTAGCTAAGCTCCTGAATATTAACATAAACTTAAAATTAAAAAACACCTGAAATGGCCAAAAATACCTTCCTTGCGACACATTCCAACAGCAAGGAGACCATGATTCAGACCATTGCCAGTGCATTCCTATTATTTTCCGCGTACGCGTTAGCCACCTTATCATTCTTCAAATACCCAGGTAGAATGAAGTCTTTTTTTGTGAAAGCCTATTTGGTATCAGGTACGGTAGCAGGTGCCCTGACTTTTTTCTTTATGCAACTCTTCGTTCGCTAAATTCCAAACGGCCACTTAACCTTGGATTTTTCCAGGCTCAGGGAGGGCTTCAAGCAGATATTTATCCCCAAAACCTGAAGGCTGAAAGTCTTCTATCACCCTACCCCAGGAAGGCCTTGGGGTGCGGACGCCATAATTGCTTGCTTTGGATCAATCAATATTTCTAGGGGATGATTTTCGACATGTTCTTATGAAAGAAAATTGCACACCGCTAAAACGATGCTTTTCATCCATCCGCTCGAATGGGTTTTAGCGGGAATTTCTGGAGAATAGGGCGGTCAATGCGGCTAAAACGGAAAACGTTGGTTGGGTTAATTTACCATGGGCTTCACCCATGGCTATGAATGTGCCGCCCTTCTGGGGCTGGCATTCGAGTTTACATTATACACCATACCACGGATTTGCAACGCCTTAAGCATCCTATCTGTGTTTATCAGCGTTCATCCGTGGCCAAATAGGAACCAAAGATGGCAAGCGCAGGTATAATGGATCAAGCAATATTTCTGGGGGACAAATGTTGACATGGTCTTATGAAAGAAAATTTCATAACTTCAAAACGATGGACTTCCTCCACAGGGCAATCGCCTTTAAAAAAAATATTCCTATTTGCATTTATATCTGCCGTTCCTATGGAACTTACCCTTTTTTGTGCAATCATTTTTGATGCAGGTGGTCACCTGCACCTTCTATATGCCCCTCCGCCAAGGGCGGATTAGGCAGGATGCCCAGTTGCTAACGTATACCCAGGGTTTAACCTCAACCAAGCCAACCACTATACCTGAGCAGATAGCCGTGACGGCTTGTATGATCCAAATCAACTAATCATTCTTTCAGCCTATTCCGCCATTCGGCACCATAGGCTACTGCAGTTTCCAATGTACAAATCGTGGCAAAGTGCCAGCGGCACGATAAATTTTGTAACCTGCGGATTCATCCGCAGGAACTCAAGCGCTCCTCAACCTCCCGAAGGAGTGCCAGCGGCACGGATCATAGTTCCTCTACACAAAATGAGTACTAAATGCGTTTGCCCCACTTGAAAACCATCAGGGAAATCACTTTTAGCCCCTTGAAGTTCTTTAATTCAGGCTGACATCTCTTTACTAACAGTTTAAAAGTGGTTGCCCTAGGGGAACTACCAATTTTCATTATGTTGTAAAATGCCCCTAACTATTCTGCTTGATCTGTAATCTATGGGATCAAGCCACTTTTCCAAGGGATGAATGTTGACATGTTCTTATGGAGGAATACTTCACACCGTCAAATAATGGTTTCCGCCATGGGCACTGAACGGGTTTTAGTGGGAATTTATGGGGAATAGGGAGGGTTATGCGGCTAAAACCGACCATGTTGGATGGGCAAATTCACCATGGGCTTCACCCATGGCTATGGATGTGTCGCCCCTCCGGGGCTAGCTTTCGAACGTATATCATACATAATGTTAGTGTACTTTACCTCTCCCCTGATTACACGATGGCGTAAAATGTGATCAACCGACAATTATGGAGTACTTATACAAGAGGTTGTCTCATAAATAATCCGTCATCACGAGCGGAGTGAAGTGATCTCGATGTGCTTTCATTGCACGTATGACGAGATTGCTTCTTCCGATATCCATCGGAAGAAGCAATGACGGGGACTTATGAGACAATCTCTTCACTAAAGTCCGTATTTCAAATGCAGACTAGATGATTATCGGAACAACCATTTTTTATTTATCCGTGGCTTTGCCCTTAAGTAAACTGGCTATCACCAACTTTTCCGCTTGATCCCTAAATCCCTTGACTTCATGGAAGTTTTCCGAGCAGGGGGATTCCTCATGAAAATAAATCCTAGTCCCCAAAAATATGGCTTGATCCACCATCCTACGGCTAAATCAGCAGGTCACCCTGGGCGCCCTGCCAAAGGCACTTGGAAGGAGTAAGCTACCTGTCCATATGAGGTGATATGATCAGCTTTTGGCAGAAGTAAATACTGAAGGAGCAAATGACCAGCTAC comes from Echinicola vietnamensis DSM 17526 and encodes:
- a CDS encoding pyridoxal phosphate-dependent aminotransferase → MSSILSDRINNMEESATLAMAKKARELKGQGIDIISLSLGEPDFKTPQHIQDAAKAAIDEGKYFSYSPVAGYQDLREAIAQKLQTQNKINEAKAENIVLSTGAKHSIANIFMCLLNEGDEVVIFSPYWVSYAEIIKLAGGVPVLIEGTLENNFKASAAQLEEAITSKTKAVIYSSPCNPTGSVFSKEELEAIAEVIKKHQDIYVVADEIYELINYTGQHASMAALPGMFDRTITVNGFSKGYAMTGWRVGYICAPLFIAKACEKIQGQFTSGGTGIAQRAALAAITGDQTPSVEMEKAYKKRRELVLELLRDIPGIKTHVPEGAFYFFPDVTAFFGKSAGEVKVNNADDFCLYILNTAHVSVVTGAAFGAPNCVRLSYAASEAELKEALKRIKEAVAKLS
- a CDS encoding glycosyltransferase family 2 protein produces the protein MAKALVITPVKNSIETTLETAAAIQASTVPVTHKIFNDFSSPETKALLDQNAPKIGYELVHLEEITDTPSPNYKLVLQMAQKEAVAMQLPLLVVESDVTVEKDTIEKMLQFLQDHENTGLVGAITVGYDQKVNFPYLKFKDVKDAVIDTKRSLSFCCTLFSPAFLAAYDFMQLDESKDWYDTFISKKAIEMGYQNYVMMDAPVLHKPHGSRPWKQLKYKNPLKYYFLKFWKGMDKI
- a CDS encoding glycosyltransferase family 2 protein codes for the protein MQPSEQKNLVSVVVPCYNQGIYLRETVLSVLESTYRPLEVIIVNDGSKDDSLQLARALAEEFPEVRVIDQDNGGVSKARNTGIEASNGSIILPLDGDDLISSDYIAAAVEVLKSQPSVKVVYSKGVKFDDSGEKSWNLKPFSRHQLALDNMIFCSALFRKVDWLKAGKYSVEMRYMGREDWEFWIKMLKDGGEVVQLPFIGFYYRLTPNSKRKKTSSAAIKRERIAFMNSKHAAFFARELNGPLRFRRSWSKPYNTMLKWLGLF